The Vampirovibrio chlorellavorus genome includes the window TACGACCGGACTCATTGGGCAAGGACTGAGTTCTGCTGAAAAGGCTGAGGGCGAACTCTTTTCTCAATTGCAGATGCCAGGTGGTAAACCGAACCATTTCCTCCATTTGTTGATACAGTTGCATGGTGTACAAGCTGTACCCCATGGTGACCAGGGTCATCAGCAGAAATAATTCCGGCAGGTAGTTAAAGTGCTTTCCCCGGGAATTTTTGGGGAAATGCCACAGGCTCAGGGACAGAAGGCGTTGGATGGGCTTGGGTAACGGCATACGATTGTCAATTCAGCTTGTCTGGCGAGGATATATGGACGCCCCGCCAGAGATTGGTAAGCGATGGTTCAAGGCGGGTCAATGCCACAAGCGGCATCACTCCGGGGCAGGTTTACGGGATTACCCGGGGCCGCCTTTGAGGCCTTTTTGCCCAACCCTGACGGAGTGATGCTGAATGCTTGCGGAAAATAGTGGCGACTAGACCAGATTTTCCTTAACGGCTTTTACTGCCGCCTGTACCCGATCATGGACAGAGAGTTTTTGTAAAATACTGCACACATGGGCTTTGGCGGTATGCACACTCACCGACAGGCAATCGGCAATCTCGGAGTTGCTTTTGCCTTCCACCAGCAGGGTGAGTACCTGATTTTCCCGCTCGGTCAGTTGCAAGTCCGCGCGGGCGGCCTGGCCGTTACCTTTGGGGCGGATGCTGCTGCTGGAGAACATCTCCAGGGCCATGCCGGCAATGGCCGGATCCAGCCAGGCAGCCCCTTCGAAAACGGATTTAACCACCTCAATCAGCCGATTGGAGGTAATCTCCTTCAGGCAGTAAGCGTTGGCCCCTGCCGATAAGGCCGCCAGCACCTCATCCTCAACCTCGTGCGAGGTTAGAATGACGACTTTAATATTTTCGTCAAAATTTTTGATGGCCTTG containing:
- a CDS encoding response regulator, translating into MIQTSTKVESSVIRLVLVEDYKLVRIGLRSVLNEDPRIEVVGEAETGEQGIEMIKSLKPDLVVLDLGLPGMDGIEVTKAIKNFDENIKVVILTSHEVEDEVLAALSAGANAYCLKEITSNRLIEVVKSVFEGAAWLDPAIAGMALEMFSSSSIRPKGNGQAARADLQLTERENQVLTLLVEGKSNSEIADCLSVSVHTAKAHVCSILQKLSVHDRVQAAVKAVKENLV